In Streptomyces sp. NBC_00569, a single genomic region encodes these proteins:
- a CDS encoding IclR family transcriptional regulator, protein MPTSSASTKSSGPSAPTGGVQSLERAFDLLERMADAGGEVGLSELSASSGLPLPTIHRLMRTLVACGYVRQQTNRRYSLGPRLIRLGESASRLLGTWARPYLARLVEVTGETANMALLDGDEIVYVAQVPSKHSMRMFTEVGRRVLPHSTGVGKALLADTPANEVRALLARTGMPAATEKTITTPEGFLDALAEVRTAGYAVDDNEQEIGVRCLAVSVPNSPTAAAISISGPAGRVTDAATEKIVPVLQQVAEELSVALSSSGVGV, encoded by the coding sequence GTGCCGACGTCAAGCGCCAGCACCAAGTCCTCTGGCCCTTCCGCCCCGACCGGCGGAGTCCAGTCCCTCGAGCGCGCCTTCGACCTCCTGGAGCGGATGGCCGACGCCGGGGGCGAGGTGGGTCTCAGTGAGCTCTCCGCGAGCAGCGGCCTTCCCCTGCCGACGATCCACCGACTGATGCGCACCCTGGTCGCCTGCGGCTACGTGCGCCAGCAGACCAACAGGCGCTACTCGCTCGGCCCCCGCCTGATCCGCCTCGGCGAGTCCGCCTCCCGCCTGCTCGGCACCTGGGCCCGCCCCTATCTCGCCCGCCTCGTCGAGGTGACCGGTGAGACGGCGAACATGGCGCTGCTCGACGGGGACGAGATCGTGTACGTCGCGCAGGTGCCGTCCAAGCACTCGATGCGGATGTTCACCGAGGTGGGCCGTCGCGTCCTGCCGCACTCGACGGGCGTGGGCAAGGCCCTGCTCGCCGACACCCCGGCCAACGAGGTGCGCGCGCTGCTCGCGCGGACCGGCATGCCGGCCGCCACGGAGAAGACGATCACGACACCCGAAGGCTTCCTCGACGCGCTCGCCGAGGTGCGCACCGCCGGGTACGCGGTCGACGACAACGAGCAGGAGATCGGTGTGCGCTGCCTCGCCGTCTCCGTGCCCAACTCCCCCACGGCCGCCGCGATCTCGATCTCGGGGCCGGCGGGCCGCGTCACCGACGCGGCGACCGAGAAGATCGTGCCGGTGCTTCAGCAGGTCGCCGAAGAGCTGTCGGTGGCGCTGTCGAGCTCCGGGGTGGGCGTGTAG
- a CDS encoding ABC transporter ATP-binding protein has protein sequence MSLDLDEITLTYPDGDGRITALDGVTLHVPAGTVTAVVGPSGSGKSSLLAVAATLVTPDSGTVTVGGTPTDSIGPAERAELRRRSLGIVFQQPNLLPSLTALEQLQVMAHLDGRKPREVRERAGELLAAVGLTDQARRRPHQLSGGQRQRVNIARALMNEPSVLLVDEPTSALDHERGAAVLDLLARLTRQRGTATVLVTHDRAHLAVADEVCEMVDGRLTKADPSRDTAGGARYTPTPELDSATDSSSATC, from the coding sequence ATGAGCCTCGACCTAGACGAGATCACCCTGACCTACCCGGACGGCGACGGCCGCATCACGGCGCTCGACGGGGTCACGCTGCACGTCCCGGCCGGCACGGTCACCGCCGTCGTCGGCCCGTCCGGCTCGGGCAAGTCCAGCCTCCTCGCGGTCGCGGCGACGCTGGTCACGCCCGACAGCGGCACCGTGACGGTGGGCGGCACGCCGACGGACTCGATCGGCCCGGCCGAACGCGCCGAGCTGCGCCGCCGCTCCCTCGGCATCGTCTTCCAGCAGCCCAATCTGCTGCCGTCCCTGACCGCCCTCGAACAGCTCCAGGTCATGGCCCACCTGGACGGCCGCAAGCCGCGCGAAGTGCGGGAGAGGGCAGGGGAGTTGCTGGCCGCGGTCGGGCTCACGGACCAGGCTCGGCGCCGCCCCCACCAGCTGTCCGGCGGTCAGCGCCAGCGCGTCAACATCGCCCGCGCCCTGATGAACGAGCCGTCGGTCCTGCTCGTGGACGAGCCGACGAGCGCCCTCGACCACGAGCGCGGGGCGGCCGTACTGGATCTGCTCGCCCGCCTCACGAGGCAGCGCGGCACCGCGACGGTCCTGGTCACGCACGACCGGGCGCATCTCGCGGTCGCGGACGAGGTGTGCGAAATGGTGGACGGGCGGCTCACGAAGGCCGACCCGTCCCGTGACACCGCGGGCGGTGCCCGCTACACGCCCACCCCGGAGCTCGACAGCGCCACCGACAGCTCTTCGGCGACCTGCTGA
- a CDS encoding ABC transporter permease, with the protein MFVAWRDLRFAKGRFALMGSVVVLITLLVGLLSGLTAGLARDNTSALTGLAADRLAFARPPDGQAVSFTGSTVAAGQWRALAASPGVDSAQPLGISTVNAEAGHHTAAVSAFGVRPRSGLAPDTTAPGTAVLSQQAADDLGAGPGDRIALSGTSLTVSAVAGDASYSHTPVVWIDLGDWQSVAPGGQRSGEQATVIALRTGDGADLGAADRAAGTETRTVDGALEAIGSYQAENGSLQLMRGFLFVISAMVIGAFFTVWTIQRSGDIAVLKALGSSTPYLLKDALGQAVVMLVGGTALGTALAALVAVFVPDSVPFVMEPLTTLGPAAVMTVLGAAGAALSIRRITAVDPLTALGSAR; encoded by the coding sequence ATGTTCGTCGCATGGAGAGATCTACGGTTCGCCAAGGGCCGGTTCGCGCTGATGGGAAGCGTGGTCGTGCTGATCACGCTGCTTGTCGGCCTGTTGTCCGGCCTGACCGCGGGCCTGGCCCGGGACAACACCTCGGCGCTGACCGGGCTGGCCGCCGACCGTCTGGCCTTCGCCCGGCCCCCGGACGGCCAGGCGGTGTCGTTCACCGGGTCGACGGTCGCGGCCGGGCAGTGGCGCGCGCTCGCCGCGAGCCCGGGGGTCGACAGCGCGCAGCCGCTCGGAATCAGCACCGTCAACGCCGAAGCGGGCCATCACACGGCGGCCGTGTCCGCGTTCGGTGTGCGGCCCCGCTCGGGGCTCGCGCCCGACACGACGGCGCCCGGCACGGCCGTCCTGTCCCAGCAGGCGGCGGACGATCTGGGCGCGGGGCCCGGTGACCGTATCGCCCTGTCCGGCACGTCCCTCACGGTGAGCGCGGTCGCGGGCGACGCCTCGTACAGTCACACGCCCGTCGTCTGGATCGACCTCGGTGACTGGCAGAGCGTGGCGCCGGGCGGGCAGCGCTCCGGGGAGCAGGCCACGGTGATCGCCCTGCGCACCGGGGACGGCGCCGACCTGGGCGCCGCGGACCGGGCCGCGGGCACCGAGACGCGGACCGTCGACGGGGCGCTGGAGGCCATAGGGTCCTACCAGGCCGAGAACGGCTCGCTCCAGCTGATGCGGGGCTTCCTCTTCGTCATCTCGGCGATGGTCATCGGCGCTTTCTTCACCGTGTGGACGATCCAGCGCAGCGGCGACATCGCGGTCCTCAAGGCTCTCGGCTCCTCGACGCCCTATCTGCTCAAGGACGCGCTCGGGCAGGCCGTGGTCATGCTCGTCGGCGGTACTGCTCTCGGTACGGCACTCGCGGCGCTCGTCGCCGTCTTCGTGCCCGACAGCGTGCCGTTCGTCATGGAGCCGCTCACCACGCTCGGCCCGGCCGCCGTCATGACCGTCCTCGGCGCGGCCGGCGCCGCCCTGTCCATCCGGCGCATCACCGCCGTCGACCCCCTCACCGCACTCGGGAGCGCCCGATGA
- a CDS encoding sensor histidine kinase translates to MDPRSLTPVLRVLRLCLHLLMAGLLVLVAGRALAGDSTGAGAVVAAAVVMAVVYGAGPLIPAVRATRAGAALWLGALCAVWLVLLALSPDGLWLAFPLYFLELHLLPARWGVPAVTLTAGAAIASYVRHGQPLNPGAFIGPLLGAAVAVATVIGYQTLYRESERRRHLIEELMATRAELAAAERTAGTLAERERLAREIHDTLAQGLSSIQLLLRAAQRALPPQSPAAPHIEQARAAAQDNLAEARRFVRALSPPDLDNGSLAGALERLCATAPGLTVRFTESGTPAGLPTPYEVALLRIAQSALANTVRHAGARRAEITLSFMDTAVALDIVDDGRGFDPASAPAGDGGFGLPAMRSRAESLGGTFTVESAPGQGTAVAITLPLPVAGGVA, encoded by the coding sequence ATGGATCCACGTTCCCTGACCCCCGTTCTGCGCGTCCTGCGCCTGTGCCTGCATCTGCTGATGGCCGGGCTGCTCGTGCTGGTCGCCGGCCGGGCACTGGCCGGGGACTCCACGGGGGCGGGCGCCGTGGTGGCCGCCGCGGTCGTGATGGCCGTCGTGTACGGCGCGGGCCCGCTGATCCCGGCCGTACGGGCCACGCGGGCGGGGGCGGCGCTGTGGCTCGGGGCGCTGTGCGCGGTGTGGCTGGTGCTCCTCGCCCTCTCCCCCGACGGCCTGTGGCTGGCGTTCCCGCTGTACTTCCTCGAGCTGCATCTGCTGCCCGCCCGCTGGGGCGTGCCCGCCGTGACGCTCACCGCGGGCGCGGCCATCGCCTCGTACGTGCGTCATGGGCAGCCTCTCAACCCGGGGGCGTTCATAGGGCCGCTCCTCGGCGCGGCCGTGGCCGTGGCGACGGTCATCGGCTACCAGACGCTGTACCGCGAGAGCGAGCGCAGACGGCACCTGATCGAGGAGCTGATGGCGACGCGCGCCGAACTCGCCGCCGCCGAGCGCACGGCGGGCACCCTCGCCGAGCGGGAGCGACTGGCCCGCGAGATCCACGACACCCTCGCGCAGGGCCTGTCCTCGATCCAGCTCCTGCTGCGCGCGGCCCAGCGCGCGCTGCCGCCGCAGTCCCCGGCCGCCCCGCACATCGAACAGGCGCGCGCGGCCGCCCAGGACAACCTGGCGGAGGCCCGCCGTTTCGTACGGGCCCTGTCCCCGCCGGACCTGGACAACGGGTCGCTCGCCGGGGCCCTGGAGCGGCTGTGCGCGACAGCTCCCGGGCTCACCGTCCGCTTCACGGAAAGCGGCACGCCGGCCGGGCTGCCGACGCCGTACGAGGTCGCGCTGCTGCGCATCGCGCAGTCGGCCCTCGCCAACACCGTGCGGCACGCGGGTGCGCGCCGAGCCGAGATCACCCTCAGCTTCATGGACACGGCCGTGGCGCTCGACATCGTGGACGACGGGCGCGGCTTCGACCCCGCGTCGGCCCCGGCCGGTGACGGCGGGTTCGGCCTGCCCGCGATGCGCTCACGCGCCGAGTCCCTCGGGGGCACGTTCACGGTGGAGTCGGCGCCGGGTCAGGGCACGGCTGTCGCGATCACGCTCCCTCTTCCGGTGGCGGGAGGGGTGGCATGA
- a CDS encoding response regulator — MSIRLLLADDHPVVRAGLRAVLDAEPDFEIAAEAATAERAVELAAAGGVDVVLMDLQFGAGMHGSEATAAIAARPGAPRVLVLTTYDTDADILAAVEAGASGYLLKDAPPEELAAAVRTAASGQSALAPAIAHRLMDRMRAPAEALSRRELEVLQLVRDGLSNQRISKELFLSQATVKSHLVHIYAKLGVDSRTAAVAAATARGLMRR, encoded by the coding sequence ATGAGCATCCGGCTCCTGCTCGCCGACGACCACCCCGTCGTACGCGCCGGGCTCCGCGCGGTCCTCGACGCCGAACCCGACTTCGAGATCGCCGCGGAGGCCGCCACGGCGGAACGGGCCGTGGAGCTCGCCGCGGCCGGCGGGGTCGACGTCGTCCTCATGGACCTCCAGTTCGGCGCCGGCATGCACGGCTCGGAGGCGACCGCGGCCATCGCGGCGAGGCCCGGTGCGCCGCGCGTCCTCGTCCTGACCACGTACGACACGGACGCGGACATCCTGGCCGCGGTGGAGGCGGGCGCGTCCGGCTATCTGCTGAAGGACGCGCCGCCGGAGGAGCTCGCGGCGGCGGTCCGCACGGCGGCCTCCGGCCAGTCCGCGCTCGCGCCCGCGATCGCGCACCGCCTGATGGACCGCATGCGGGCCCCGGCCGAGGCGCTCAGCCGCCGCGAGCTGGAGGTCCTCCAGCTCGTCAGGGACGGCCTGTCGAACCAGCGGATCAGCAAGGAACTGTTCCTCAGCCAGGCGACGGTGAAGTCCCATCTGGTGCACATCTACGCCAAGTTGGGCGTCGATTCACGCACGGCGGCGGTCGCCGCGGCCACCGCGCGCGGCCTGATGCGCCGCTGA
- a CDS encoding universal stress protein: protein MTGVVARRPETVAGRVVVGVSDSLGGLAALRAAAEQARRSGRVLVAVLAWEPPEGEGMYARRPDRQWARHWHGEARARLDRAFAEALGGPPRDVDLVRRVVRARPGRALRDAVAGPDDLLVIGVRPRRMWRGRIHRYVVAHAGCPVLTVPAPPLARHELRALRRASAHDFAAAGPAG, encoded by the coding sequence GTGACCGGGGTCGTGGCCCGGCGCCCCGAGACAGTGGCCGGGCGGGTCGTCGTCGGGGTGAGCGACTCGCTCGGCGGGCTCGCGGCGCTGCGCGCGGCCGCCGAGCAGGCGCGCCGCTCGGGCCGGGTCCTCGTCGCCGTCCTCGCCTGGGAGCCGCCCGAGGGCGAGGGCATGTACGCCCGCCGCCCCGACCGGCAGTGGGCCCGGCACTGGCACGGAGAGGCCCGCGCCCGCCTCGACCGCGCCTTCGCCGAGGCCCTCGGCGGGCCGCCCCGGGACGTGGACCTGGTACGCCGTGTGGTCAGGGCCAGGCCGGGCCGCGCCCTGCGCGACGCGGTGGCGGGCCCGGACGACCTGCTCGTCATCGGCGTCCGGCCGCGCCGCATGTGGCGCGGCCGGATCCACCGCTACGTCGTCGCACACGCCGGCTGCCCGGTCCTGACCGTGCCCGCGCCGCCGCTGGCACGGCACGAGCTGCGCGCGCTGCGCCGGGCGAGCGCACATGACTTCGCGGCGGCGGGTCCGGCGGGGTGA
- the yczR gene encoding MocR-like transcription factor YczR has protein sequence MAGNRVVHALNTPGADSMNRSLGSRRLAGLLAVTAGERPGYRALAQGVRTLLLDGRIPLHTRLPAERELATALGVSRATVTAAYDLLREGGYARSRRGAGTWTELPEGQRPASVAVFPTGDDVIDLAVAAPGAPEAELADALAAASTLLPRHASTPGYHPYGLPELRAAVAERFTRRGLPTLPEQILITSGAQQAVSLTLGLLARAGDRVLVENPSYPNALDALNRGGMRATPVPVTDGGWDTDLFESALRQTAPRLAYLIPDFHNPTGRLMPREQRVRLLDAARATGTWLVVDETVADIALDVPAPAPFASLAAHGAGEQVVTVGSLSKSHWGGLRIGWVRAGSRLITELATARVPFDMSGSVLDQLVALRLLDRMDEVLSERLPRMRAQRDALAEDLARELPEWRWQLPPGGLSLWIDLGRPIASALARAALRHGVRIEGGSRFGADPGTHEHRLRFPYTQPPEVAREAVRRLAQTLADGLGATGDEPGRPHWVA, from the coding sequence ATGGCAGGCAATCGAGTGGTCCACGCCTTGAACACTCCGGGCGCGGACAGCATGAACAGATCCCTGGGCAGCCGCCGCCTCGCCGGCCTCCTGGCGGTGACCGCCGGGGAGAGGCCCGGCTACCGCGCCCTCGCCCAGGGCGTGCGCACCCTGCTGCTCGACGGTCGTATCCCGCTGCACACCCGGCTGCCCGCCGAGCGCGAGCTGGCCACGGCCCTAGGGGTCAGCCGCGCCACGGTCACCGCCGCCTACGACCTGCTGCGCGAGGGCGGCTACGCCCGCAGCAGGCGCGGCGCGGGCACCTGGACCGAGCTGCCCGAGGGACAGCGGCCCGCCAGCGTGGCCGTCTTCCCCACGGGCGACGACGTGATCGACCTCGCCGTCGCGGCGCCCGGCGCGCCCGAGGCGGAACTCGCCGACGCGCTCGCCGCCGCGAGCACACTGCTGCCCCGGCACGCGTCGACGCCCGGCTACCACCCGTACGGACTTCCCGAGCTGCGGGCCGCGGTCGCCGAGCGGTTCACTCGGCGCGGCCTGCCGACGCTCCCCGAGCAGATCCTCATCACCTCGGGCGCCCAGCAGGCGGTGTCGCTCACCCTGGGGCTCCTCGCGAGGGCGGGCGACCGCGTCCTGGTCGAGAACCCCTCGTACCCGAACGCCCTGGACGCGCTGAACAGGGGCGGGATGCGGGCCACGCCGGTGCCGGTCACGGACGGCGGCTGGGACACGGACCTGTTCGAGTCGGCGCTGCGGCAGACCGCGCCGCGGCTCGCCTATCTGATCCCGGACTTCCACAATCCGACCGGGCGGCTGATGCCGCGCGAGCAGCGGGTGCGGCTCCTCGATGCGGCGCGGGCGACCGGGACCTGGCTGGTCGTGGACGAGACGGTCGCCGACATCGCGCTGGACGTGCCAGCGCCCGCGCCGTTCGCCTCGCTCGCCGCGCACGGCGCGGGCGAACAGGTCGTCACCGTGGGCTCGTTGAGCAAGTCGCACTGGGGCGGGCTGCGTATCGGCTGGGTGCGGGCCGGGTCGCGGCTCATCACGGAACTGGCCACGGCACGGGTGCCGTTCGACATGTCGGGTTCCGTGCTCGACCAGCTCGTCGCGCTGCGGCTGCTCGACCGGATGGACGAGGTCCTGAGCGAGCGCCTGCCGCGGATGCGGGCCCAGCGGGACGCGCTCGCCGAGGACCTGGCGCGTGAACTGCCGGAGTGGCGCTGGCAGTTGCCGCCGGGCGGCCTGTCGCTCTGGATCGACCTGGGCCGCCCGATCGCCTCGGCCCTCGCCCGGGCCGCCCTGCGGCACGGGGTACGTATCGAGGGCGGCTCCCGCTTCGGCGCGGACCCGGGCACGCACGAGCACCGGCTGCGCTTCCCCTACACCCAGCCTCCCGAGGTCGCCAGGGAGGCGGTGCGCCGCCTGGCGCAGACACTCGCGGACGGCCTCGGCGCGACGGGGGACGAGCCGGGCCGGCCCCACTGGGTGGCGTGA
- a CDS encoding DUF5955 family protein: protein MLRSVGQKLVAVREEDPRVAELRTAVSRLRRELAAHPAEFPDRAVAEDELAALDAMAAGGLPEIPRLRRSLLLIAGAIGSVSALAKGLGDVRNAVELFGGPPLH, encoded by the coding sequence GTGTTGCGGAGCGTGGGGCAGAAGCTGGTGGCGGTCAGGGAAGAGGATCCGCGGGTGGCGGAGTTACGCACCGCGGTGTCCAGGCTGCGCCGTGAACTGGCCGCCCATCCGGCCGAGTTCCCCGACCGGGCCGTCGCCGAGGACGAACTGGCCGCCCTGGACGCGATGGCCGCCGGCGGCCTCCCCGAGATCCCGCGCCTGCGCCGCTCCCTGCTGCTCATCGCGGGCGCGATCGGCTCGGTCAGTGCCCTGGCGAAGGGCCTCGGGGATGTGCGGAACGCGGTGGAGCTGTTCGGCGGGCCGCCACTGCACTGA
- a CDS encoding nucleotidyltransferase family protein, with product MTHATDDAPVTGLLLAAGGGRRLGGRPKALLTHRGRPLVEHAVAVLRAGGCERVHVVLGAAAEDVRARADLTGCVLVENPAWEEGMGSSLRAGLGSLAGTGASAALVLLVDQPGIGAPAVARVRAAYRSAGSLAAAAYDGERGHPVLFGAEHWPGIVASAAGDRGARAYLKEHAPELTLVECGDVADDYDIDTEADLEHLE from the coding sequence ATGACACACGCAACGGATGACGCTCCGGTGACGGGACTGCTGCTCGCGGCGGGCGGCGGGCGCAGGCTCGGCGGGCGGCCGAAGGCGCTCCTGACGCACCGCGGCCGCCCCCTGGTGGAGCACGCGGTGGCGGTGCTGCGTGCGGGCGGCTGCGAGCGCGTCCACGTCGTGCTCGGCGCGGCCGCCGAGGACGTACGGGCGCGGGCGGACCTCACGGGGTGCGTGCTCGTGGAGAACCCGGCCTGGGAGGAGGGCATGGGGTCCTCTCTGCGGGCGGGCCTCGGCTCGCTCGCCGGCACGGGGGCGTCGGCCGCACTCGTACTCCTGGTGGACCAACCGGGCATCGGGGCGCCTGCGGTGGCTCGGGTCCGGGCCGCGTACCGGTCGGCGGGGTCGCTCGCGGCGGCCGCGTACGACGGGGAACGCGGGCATCCGGTCCTGTTCGGGGCGGAGCACTGGCCGGGGATCGTGGCGAGCGCGGCCGGGGACCGCGGGGCGCGCGCGTACCTGAAGGAGCACGCGCCGGAACTCACGCTCGTGGAGTGCGGCGATGTGGCCGATGACTACGACATCGACACCGAGGCCGACCTCGAGCACCTTGAATGA